Proteins from a genomic interval of Meiothermus sp.:
- the lpxA gene encoding acyl-ACP--UDP-N-acetylglucosamine O-acyltransferase: protein MSRVAIHPTAVVSPQAHLAPDVKIGPYAVVEGPCEIGPGVELGPHVVIHPYVRLAAGVRVGPHSVLGGLPQDLSFKGQETWLEVGENTVLREGVILHRSTKEEAPTRIGAGCYLMGHVHVGHDAQVGDGVILTQGVAVAGHVEIGPYAVVGGLAGIHQFVRIGTRAMVGALSKPTRDILPFTLADGSPARHYRLNTVGLRRAGIHGERYRALEQAFRALREGRPLEGLPDTEEVQMLKAFLAGPSRRRLSGFVRGEPDFEV from the coding sequence GTGAGCCGGGTTGCCATCCACCCCACCGCGGTGGTTTCCCCCCAAGCCCATCTGGCCCCGGACGTGAAGATTGGCCCGTATGCAGTGGTGGAAGGCCCCTGTGAGATAGGCCCTGGGGTGGAGCTAGGGCCCCATGTGGTCATCCACCCGTATGTGCGGCTGGCCGCCGGGGTTCGGGTGGGGCCCCACTCGGTGCTGGGGGGCCTCCCGCAGGATTTAAGCTTCAAAGGGCAGGAGACCTGGCTCGAGGTCGGGGAAAACACAGTCTTGCGCGAAGGGGTGATCCTGCACCGCTCCACCAAGGAAGAAGCGCCCACCCGGATCGGCGCGGGCTGCTACCTGATGGGCCATGTGCACGTGGGCCACGACGCCCAGGTGGGCGACGGTGTGATTCTGACCCAGGGCGTGGCGGTGGCCGGCCACGTAGAGATTGGCCCTTATGCGGTGGTGGGGGGGCTGGCCGGTATCCATCAGTTTGTGCGGATTGGCACCCGGGCCATGGTAGGGGCCCTCTCCAAGCCCACCCGCGATATCCTGCCCTTTACCCTGGCCGACGGCAGTCCGGCCCGGCACTACCGTCTCAACACGGTGGGGCTGCGCCGGGCCGGCATCCACGGCGAGCGCTACCGGGCCCTCGAGCAAGCCTTCCGGGCGCTGCGCGAGGGCCGCCCCCTCGAGGGCCTGCCCGATACCGAGGAGGTACAGATGCTCAAAGCCTTCCTGGCGGGGCCTTCCAGGCGCCGTCTCTCGGGCTTCGTGCGGGGCGAGCCGGATTTTGAGGTCTGA
- the fabZ gene encoding 3-hydroxyacyl-ACP dehydratase FabZ, with translation MDIYEILKLLPHRYPFLLIDRVLEADEKRFRALKNVSFNEPHFQGHFPGYPIMPGVLLIEAMAQGSVAVVTKQPEFKPGGLVFLVGVEEARFKKPVVPGDTLILEGELLAYRRGLGKVKVEARVEGELRAEATLTFVLRSDTGGAVS, from the coding sequence GTGGACATTTACGAGATTCTCAAGCTCCTGCCGCACCGTTACCCGTTCTTGCTAATTGATCGGGTGCTGGAAGCCGACGAAAAGCGTTTTCGGGCCTTGAAGAACGTTTCGTTTAACGAGCCGCATTTTCAAGGCCATTTTCCTGGCTATCCCATCATGCCCGGGGTGTTGTTGATCGAGGCCATGGCCCAGGGTTCGGTGGCGGTGGTGACCAAACAGCCGGAATTCAAGCCGGGGGGGCTGGTGTTTCTGGTGGGGGTGGAGGAGGCCCGCTTCAAGAAGCCGGTGGTTCCGGGCGACACCCTGATTCTGGAAGGGGAACTGCTAGCCTACCGGCGGGGTTTGGGGAAGGTGAAGGTCGAAGCCAGGGTAGAGGGCGAGTTGCGGGCCGAGGCCACCCTAACCTTTGTGTTGCGCTCCGATACAGGAGGCGCTGTTTCGTGA
- a CDS encoding Gfo/Idh/MocA family protein encodes MELNVGVVGVGVMGTYHAQVYAGLPGVRLVGVADPDPFRQAAIEQDLEVPAFASPEDLLGKVQAVSIASPTSFHYEQARMFLEAGVHVLLEKPMTRTMQEARELVRLAEKRGVVLQVGHIVRFYRAVNDLMNMVKTPWVLEARRIGNNRRIRDIGVVLDLMIHDLDLVLLLLREKPLRYSVVGRQVEGLDEYAQAVVDFPSGARALFTASRISPQAERSLTITQPGEVLRLDFNSEYTELSLHRSPPVQPDPDRVEPNGRTQVQTERIAIHNDNPLRRQLKHFVDRIQKGEPSLVTLEDDLQALELALELSNALQPVMSR; translated from the coding sequence ATGGAGCTAAATGTAGGCGTTGTGGGTGTTGGTGTGATGGGGACGTACCACGCTCAGGTATACGCAGGATTGCCGGGGGTTCGGTTGGTGGGGGTGGCCGACCCCGACCCGTTTCGTCAGGCCGCCATCGAGCAGGACCTGGAGGTACCGGCATTTGCCAGCCCGGAAGACCTGCTGGGTAAGGTGCAGGCGGTTTCGATTGCTTCCCCTACCTCTTTTCACTACGAGCAGGCCCGCATGTTTTTGGAGGCCGGGGTACATGTGCTTTTGGAAAAGCCCATGACCCGCACCATGCAAGAGGCGCGGGAGCTGGTGCGGCTGGCCGAAAAACGCGGCGTGGTCTTGCAGGTAGGGCACATCGTACGTTTTTACCGGGCCGTGAACGACCTGATGAACATGGTCAAAACCCCCTGGGTGCTCGAGGCCCGTCGCATAGGCAATAACCGTCGGATACGCGACATTGGGGTGGTACTCGACCTGATGATTCACGACCTGGACCTGGTTCTCCTGCTGCTGCGGGAGAAGCCTTTGCGCTACAGCGTGGTGGGCCGGCAGGTGGAGGGGCTGGATGAGTACGCCCAGGCCGTGGTGGACTTCCCCTCGGGGGCCCGGGCGCTGTTTACCGCGAGTCGAATCTCGCCCCAGGCCGAGCGCTCGCTCACCATCACCCAGCCCGGCGAGGTGCTGCGGCTGGATTTCAACAGCGAGTACACCGAGCTCTCGCTGCACCGCTCGCCGCCTGTGCAACCCGACCCCGACCGCGTCGAGCCCAACGGGCGCACCCAGGTTCAGACCGAGCGCATCGCCATTCACAACGACAACCCCCTGCGGCGCCAGCTTAAGCATTTTGTGGATCGGATTCAGAAAGGGGAACCCTCGCTGGTGACCCTCGAGGACGATCTGCAGGCCCTCGAGCTGGCCCTGGAGCTTTCCAACGCCCTCCAGCCGGTGATGAGCCGCTGA
- the lpxC gene encoding UDP-3-O-acyl-N-acetylglucosamine deacetylase: MMVRGTGLHSGEQGTVRFHPAEGPVRFWVGGLELRPLASSVVDTARCTVLGGHNLRLMTVEHLLAALFIRGIWEGLVIEVTGPEIPILDGSAQEWLAALEGVPALGPEAVPLSGAVRVEEGRSSVLAQPGERFALTTTILFPHPRIGYQQVQCPPTPLEALAPARTFGFLHEVEALRAQGLIQGASLENALVFSEYGLVNTPRMLHEPVYHKALDFLGDLYLAGRPYQGQFVAHRASHRLHVELARLLEATPRL; encoded by the coding sequence ATGATGGTTCGAGGAACAGGCCTCCACAGCGGCGAACAGGGTACGGTGCGGTTTCACCCGGCCGAAGGGCCGGTGCGTTTTTGGGTTGGGGGGCTCGAGCTGCGCCCGCTGGCCTCGAGCGTGGTAGATACCGCTCGCTGCACGGTGTTGGGGGGGCATAACCTGCGGCTGATGACTGTAGAACACCTGCTGGCCGCGCTCTTTATCCGGGGCATCTGGGAAGGTCTGGTCATCGAGGTGACCGGCCCGGAGATTCCCATACTGGACGGTAGTGCCCAGGAATGGCTGGCGGCCTTGGAGGGGGTTCCGGCGCTGGGCCCGGAGGCGGTGCCGTTGAGCGGTGCTGTCCGCGTCGAGGAAGGGCGCAGCAGCGTGCTGGCCCAGCCGGGGGAGCGGTTTGCCCTCACCACCACCATCCTTTTCCCGCACCCCAGGATTGGCTACCAGCAGGTGCAGTGCCCCCCCACGCCTCTGGAGGCGCTGGCCCCGGCCCGTACTTTTGGCTTTCTGCACGAGGTAGAAGCCCTGCGGGCCCAGGGCCTCATCCAGGGGGCTTCTTTGGAGAATGCCCTGGTTTTTAGCGAGTACGGCCTGGTCAATACGCCCCGCATGCTGCACGAGCCCGTGTACCACAAGGCCCTGGATTTTCTGGGCGACCTGTACCTGGCCGGCAGGCCCTACCAAGGGCAGTTCGTCGCCCACCGGGCCTCGCACCGTTTGCACGTGGAGCTGGCCAGGCTGCTCGAGGCAACACCCAGGCTGTGA
- a CDS encoding UDP-3-O-(3-hydroxymyristoyl)glucosamine N-acyltransferase — MLLSEIAQRLGGRLEGPDTEITDLAPPDRARPGELVVVREARFLPAALETGAALILDETTQCPSGVSRIRVASVQKAWPLVLALFNRPETWAEVGVHPTATLEAGAEVDPTAAIGAYALVCRGARVGAGAVVGPYCYVGENVEVGPRTVLEPRVTLYPRTRVGAGCHIGTGTVLGAIGFGFQDNRRLPHTGRVVLEDGVELGANCVVQRSVVGETRIGAFSKIGDLTDIGHNVQIGKNVVMVGSSAIGGSAMVEDGVLMGGWVVIADHVRVGKGARLTGGSGVSKEVPPGETWASGIPAQPIRKHWRRLAVLDWLVGVERSLRQLLKGIPPEK, encoded by the coding sequence ATGCTGCTCTCTGAAATTGCCCAACGTCTGGGGGGTCGCCTCGAGGGCCCCGATACCGAGATTACCGACTTGGCCCCGCCCGACCGGGCCAGGCCGGGCGAGCTGGTGGTGGTGCGGGAGGCCCGGTTTTTGCCGGCGGCTCTGGAGACGGGAGCGGCTTTGATCCTGGATGAAACAACCCAGTGCCCATCGGGTGTCAGCCGGATTCGCGTTGCCTCGGTGCAAAAAGCCTGGCCGCTGGTGCTGGCCCTTTTCAACCGACCCGAAACCTGGGCGGAGGTGGGCGTGCACCCCACCGCTACCCTCGAGGCGGGGGCGGAAGTAGACCCCACCGCTGCAATAGGGGCGTATGCGCTGGTGTGCCGGGGGGCCAGAGTGGGGGCTGGTGCGGTGGTTGGGCCCTACTGCTACGTGGGCGAGAACGTGGAGGTTGGCCCCCGGACGGTGCTCGAGCCCCGTGTAACACTCTACCCGCGCACCCGTGTGGGGGCGGGCTGCCACATCGGTACGGGCACGGTGCTGGGCGCTATTGGATTTGGCTTTCAAGACAACCGGCGCCTGCCCCATACCGGCCGGGTGGTGCTGGAGGATGGGGTGGAGCTGGGGGCCAACTGCGTGGTGCAGCGCAGCGTGGTGGGGGAGACCCGTATCGGCGCTTTCAGCAAAATTGGCGACCTCACCGACATCGGCCACAACGTTCAGATAGGAAAAAACGTGGTCATGGTGGGTAGCAGCGCCATTGGCGGCAGCGCCATGGTGGAGGATGGGGTGTTGATGGGGGGCTGGGTGGTGATTGCCGACCATGTGCGGGTGGGCAAAGGGGCCCGCCTGACGGGGGGTAGTGGGGTTTCCAAAGAGGTTCCCCCCGGCGAAACCTGGGCCAGCGGAATTCCTGCCCAGCCCATCCGCAAGCACTGGCGGCGTCTGGCCGTACTCGACTGGCTGGTGGGCGTTGAGCGTAGCTTGCGCCAACTTCTAAAAGGAATTCCACCGGAGAAGTGA
- a CDS encoding rod shape-determining protein, with product MAGLFSFRGEDVGIDLGTASVLIYMRGKGIVLREPSVIAMVSDTKEVKAVGAEAYRMLGRTPGNIVAARPLKDGVIADYTLTERMLTLFIKKVLPPLRFFRPQVMVGVPSGVTEVERRAVVQAIVEAGAKRAYLIDEPLAAAIGAGIKIAEPTGSMVVDIGGGSSDIAVISLGGIVRSTSLRIAGNEFDDSIIRFIRNKYNLLIGERTAEELKIKIGAAKLAPGEQGMVAEVRGRDLISGLPKSIEVTADDVIEALKEPLEKIVQGVKSVLETTPPELVADIIDRGILLTGGGALLRNLDLLLQEATGVPVVVAENAVEAVALGTGKALDMLHVLRDALVTSDNVLRR from the coding sequence ATGGCTGGGTTATTTTCGTTTCGCGGGGAAGACGTAGGCATTGACTTGGGTACCGCCTCGGTGCTCATTTACATGCGTGGCAAGGGTATTGTGTTGCGGGAGCCCTCGGTTATTGCCATGGTCAGCGACACCAAAGAAGTCAAGGCCGTAGGGGCCGAAGCCTACCGGATGCTGGGGCGTACACCGGGCAATATCGTGGCGGCCCGCCCTCTGAAGGATGGCGTGATCGCCGACTACACCCTGACCGAACGGATGCTTACCCTCTTCATCAAGAAAGTTTTGCCCCCTTTGCGCTTTTTTAGGCCCCAGGTGATGGTAGGGGTGCCCTCCGGGGTGACCGAGGTCGAACGCCGGGCGGTGGTGCAGGCCATCGTAGAAGCCGGTGCCAAGCGGGCCTATCTGATTGATGAACCCCTGGCCGCAGCCATTGGGGCCGGCATCAAAATTGCCGAGCCTACCGGCAGCATGGTGGTGGATATTGGGGGCGGTTCCAGCGATATCGCGGTTATCTCGTTGGGCGGTATCGTGCGCTCGACCAGCCTGCGCATTGCCGGCAACGAATTCGACGATTCCATCATTCGATTCATCCGCAACAAGTACAACCTGCTGATAGGGGAACGCACCGCCGAGGAGCTCAAAATCAAGATCGGGGCGGCCAAGCTGGCACCGGGTGAGCAGGGCATGGTAGCCGAGGTGCGAGGTCGCGACCTAATTTCGGGCCTGCCCAAGAGCATCGAGGTAACCGCCGACGATGTGATCGAAGCCCTCAAGGAGCCCCTGGAGAAGATTGTCCAAGGGGTGAAAAGCGTGCTCGAGACCACCCCGCCCGAACTGGTGGCCGACATCATTGACCGGGGCATTTTGCTGACCGGCGGGGGGGCACTGCTGCGTAACCTGGATCTGCTGCTACAAGAAGCCACCGGCGTACCGGTGGTGGTGGCCGAGAATGCTGTGGAGGCGGTGGCTTTGGGTACTGGCAAGGCCCTCGATATGCTGCACGTGCTGCGGGATGCCCTGGTCACCTCCGATAACGTACTGCGGCGGTAA
- the argB gene encoding acetylglutamate kinase: protein MEQALLVKIGGSLKEADDLLEEISAYPGPLVLVHGGGPRIAEWLNRLGFETHFHQGLRITPPEQMEVVEMVLTTLGKHLADGLSKRGRPSVALTGRDAGLLEARLLDPMLGRVGEVTRVNTRVLQGLLQAGLTPLIAPIGLDAQDSLNINADIAAGAIAGALGLPAIFLTDVVGVLRDPKDPTSRLVQLNQSQVQALLQEGIISGGMIPKVEAALNAVQKGAPWATIARGGRDILRGVLEGRAGTRILEQ, encoded by the coding sequence ATGGAGCAGGCCTTACTTGTAAAAATCGGGGGCAGCCTCAAAGAGGCTGATGATTTGCTCGAGGAGATAAGCGCCTACCCTGGCCCTTTGGTACTGGTTCACGGAGGCGGCCCTCGAATTGCTGAGTGGCTCAACCGATTGGGCTTCGAAACCCACTTTCACCAGGGGTTACGCATCACCCCACCCGAACAAATGGAGGTGGTGGAGATGGTGCTGACCACTCTAGGTAAGCACCTTGCTGATGGGCTTTCTAAGCGTGGACGGCCCAGCGTAGCCCTAACTGGAAGGGATGCAGGGTTACTCGAGGCCCGTTTGTTAGATCCCATGCTGGGCCGGGTGGGCGAGGTCACTCGAGTTAATACCCGTGTTCTGCAGGGGCTGTTGCAGGCTGGCCTAACCCCCCTGATAGCCCCCATTGGCCTCGATGCACAGGACTCGCTTAACATAAACGCCGACATTGCCGCCGGGGCCATTGCTGGAGCGCTTGGCCTACCGGCCATCTTCCTAACCGATGTAGTGGGTGTGTTACGCGACCCCAAAGACCCCACAAGCCGCCTTGTCCAGCTTAACCAGTCACAGGTGCAGGCTTTGCTTCAAGAAGGAATTATTTCCGGCGGCATGATTCCAAAAGTAGAGGCCGCTCTCAACGCCGTGCAGAAAGGCGCCCCCTGGGCCACCATCGCCAGGGGCGGACGGGACATCCTGCGTGGGGTTCTGGAGGGCAGAGCAGGCACGCGCATTTTGGAACAGTAA
- a CDS encoding zinc-binding dehydrogenase codes for MRAVWMESRGGPEVLRYGEMPPPTLEAGQVRVAVKAVALNHLDVWVRKGVASPKLPLPHILGCDIAGEVESVGAGVEGIKPGDAVVVNPGVSCGRCQRCLAGQDNLCPEYQILGEHRWGGYAELVTVPLANILPKPAGLSWLEAASLPLTFLTAWQMVVDKLQVRPGEDVLVMAAGSGVSVAAIQIAKLHGARVIATASSDGKLAQARALGADEGVNYSLPDWYKEVRRLTGGKGADAVVDHTGAQYWEGVIKATAWGGRISLAGASSGYEATTPLSHIFYRQLSIFGSTMASKSRLFPILQFVAEGRLRPVIGATLPLSQAAEGHQLLEERRVFGKVVLEV; via the coding sequence ATGCGAGCGGTATGGATGGAGTCCAGGGGCGGGCCAGAGGTCTTACGCTATGGCGAAATGCCCCCTCCCACGCTGGAAGCAGGACAGGTGCGGGTTGCTGTAAAAGCTGTGGCGCTCAACCATCTCGATGTTTGGGTGCGTAAGGGCGTGGCCAGCCCCAAGCTACCCCTGCCCCACATTCTCGGATGCGACATCGCTGGGGAAGTAGAGTCGGTAGGTGCTGGCGTTGAGGGCATAAAACCTGGAGATGCCGTGGTAGTGAACCCCGGCGTCTCATGTGGCCGGTGCCAGCGCTGCCTGGCCGGACAGGATAACCTCTGCCCGGAATATCAGATTCTGGGCGAACACCGGTGGGGTGGGTACGCCGAATTGGTCACGGTTCCCTTGGCCAATATCCTGCCCAAACCGGCTGGATTGAGCTGGCTCGAGGCCGCCTCGCTGCCCCTCACCTTCCTAACCGCCTGGCAGATGGTAGTGGACAAATTACAGGTTCGGCCTGGCGAGGACGTGCTGGTCATGGCAGCGGGCTCGGGGGTCTCGGTAGCTGCAATTCAGATTGCCAAACTACACGGGGCACGGGTTATCGCCACCGCCAGCAGCGACGGAAAACTGGCTCAAGCCAGGGCCCTGGGCGCCGATGAAGGGGTGAACTACAGCCTGCCCGACTGGTACAAAGAAGTCCGTCGGCTCACCGGGGGCAAGGGGGCCGATGCAGTGGTCGATCACACGGGGGCGCAGTACTGGGAGGGAGTGATCAAGGCCACTGCCTGGGGTGGGCGGATCAGCCTGGCCGGGGCTTCTTCGGGGTATGAGGCCACAACCCCACTTTCGCACATCTTTTACCGGCAGCTCTCCATTTTTGGCTCCACCATGGCTTCAAAAAGCCGTCTATTCCCTATTCTGCAGTTTGTAGCAGAGGGGCGCTTACGGCCTGTGATCGGCGCCACCCTACCCCTTAGCCAGGCGGCCGAGGGCCACCAGCTACTAGAAGAACGTCGTGTGTTTGGCAAGGTGGTTTTGGAGGTGTGA
- a CDS encoding NYN domain-containing protein, with translation MKTALFIDGSYMYDAAKRLGWNIDHRKAIGVFSKPEDLYNAFYYAPVTDSNDERQQKFLDALVFMGYTVRSRETHGDPRFEAMIATDLLVTAPRWERAVVASGSGDLAHTLSALRAQGKEIHLLGVPELTDLELRNQSDRYLDLRELQAQLERTGGGRRTYPSVEEGFASEEQSSLRRLMDNLEDELQ, from the coding sequence ATGAAGACGGCTTTGTTTATTGACGGTTCCTACATGTACGACGCGGCCAAGCGTTTGGGCTGGAACATTGACCACCGCAAAGCGATTGGGGTTTTTTCCAAGCCCGAGGATCTATACAACGCCTTCTATTATGCCCCCGTCACCGACAGCAACGATGAGCGTCAGCAAAAATTCCTCGATGCGTTGGTGTTCATGGGCTACACTGTGCGCAGCCGCGAAACCCACGGTGATCCCCGCTTCGAAGCTATGATTGCCACCGACCTGCTCGTAACCGCGCCCCGCTGGGAACGGGCTGTGGTGGCCAGTGGCTCAGGCGACCTGGCCCATACCCTTTCGGCCCTGCGGGCCCAGGGTAAAGAGATTCACCTGCTGGGTGTACCCGAACTCACCGACCTCGAGCTGCGCAACCAAAGCGACCGCTACCTGGACCTGCGGGAACTGCAGGCCCAGCTCGAGCGCACTGGCGGCGGGCGACGGACGTATCCCAGCGTGGAGGAGGGTTTTGCCAGCGAGGAACAAAGCAGCCTCAGACGTTTGATGGACAACCTCGAGGACGAACTGCAGTAA
- a CDS encoding FtsX-like permease family protein translates to MRFVWFLASRHLRYRRTQSLISLLGVAVGIMVLTTALSLTNGFIKGLVEATLKAVPHIYLQSLNLEENPPPPPHPQVVGQAPVLLTKALLTRRAEVGRSAGADFATLIGLGDGGAAVYPELDLSKLKPGTIVLGSALARSLGAYPGDKLFLVSINQKRIELRVVGSFQTGNYLLDAGFAFTTLQDVRNLMEAPTALSGYQIRLRDPEQAPQVGQALAGWHYFPQTWQSSNRTLIEQLALQKRVIGIVVFLIVVVAALGMASVLVLTVIEKTPDIALLRVMGARASQVAGVFALEGLVLGTLGIGLGNLLGFGLSSYFAWRPVQIPGELYFLTRLPVEIKPSDFAWVSAMSLLVVLLASLLPLWRALRIKPGEVLR, encoded by the coding sequence ATGCGCTTTGTCTGGTTTCTTGCATCGCGTCACCTGCGCTACCGCCGCACCCAGAGCCTCATCAGCCTGCTGGGGGTGGCAGTGGGCATTATGGTGCTTACCACGGCCCTCTCACTGACCAACGGCTTCATTAAGGGGCTGGTGGAGGCCACCCTTAAGGCCGTACCCCACATTTACCTGCAAAGCCTGAACCTCGAGGAGAACCCACCGCCTCCCCCGCATCCCCAGGTGGTGGGCCAGGCTCCGGTGCTCCTGACCAAGGCCCTGCTGACCCGAAGGGCTGAGGTAGGCCGTAGCGCCGGGGCCGACTTCGCCACCCTGATTGGGCTAGGAGACGGTGGCGCTGCGGTTTACCCCGAGCTTGACCTATCCAAGCTAAAGCCCGGTACCATCGTGCTCGGTAGTGCCCTAGCCCGGAGCCTAGGGGCTTACCCCGGTGACAAACTTTTCCTGGTTTCCATCAATCAAAAACGTATCGAGCTTCGGGTAGTGGGTTCTTTCCAGACCGGTAACTACCTGCTCGATGCAGGCTTCGCCTTCACCACCCTGCAGGATGTCCGCAACCTCATGGAGGCCCCCACGGCTCTCTCGGGGTATCAGATTCGCCTGCGCGACCCCGAGCAGGCCCCCCAGGTGGGGCAAGCCCTGGCTGGCTGGCACTACTTCCCCCAGACCTGGCAGTCAAGCAACCGTACCCTAATCGAGCAGCTGGCCCTGCAGAAACGAGTGATTGGCATTGTGGTTTTTCTGATTGTGGTGGTGGCAGCTTTGGGTATGGCCAGCGTGCTGGTGCTTACGGTCATCGAAAAAACTCCGGATATCGCTCTGCTCCGGGTGATGGGGGCCAGAGCCAGCCAGGTGGCGGGTGTGTTCGCGCTCGAGGGCCTGGTGCTGGGTACGCTGGGCATTGGACTGGGCAACCTGCTGGGCTTTGGTCTCTCCAGTTACTTTGCCTGGCGGCCTGTACAGATTCCCGGCGAGCTTTACTTTCTCACCCGTTTGCCTGTAGAAATTAAGCCCTCAGACTTTGCCTGGGTCTCAGCCATGAGCTTGCTGGTGGTGCTCCTGGCCTCGCTGTTGCCGCTTTGGCGGGCTTTGCGGATTAAACCCGGGGAGGTGTTGCGCTAG
- a CDS encoding 3D domain-containing protein: MGWLLHLRITPLILLLVAFGLSWAQAPRVMTLKATAYTSSVRETDSTPFITATGARTRIGIIAVSRDMLRELPYGSKVILEDLGTPGGRGKGRFNYLFKGRVFVVEDTMHPRKREQLDVWLPDRSTAIRFGVRNVRVTVIQRGRG; the protein is encoded by the coding sequence ATGGGATGGTTATTGCACCTCCGAATTACGCCTTTAATCCTGCTCTTGGTAGCGTTTGGATTGAGTTGGGCCCAAGCCCCCAGGGTGATGACCCTCAAAGCCACAGCCTACACCTCTTCGGTTCGAGAAACCGACAGCACACCCTTTATCACTGCTACCGGTGCTCGTACCCGCATCGGCATCATTGCGGTCAGTCGTGACATGCTGCGCGAGCTGCCCTATGGCTCCAAAGTGATACTCGAGGATCTGGGCACGCCAGGCGGTAGGGGCAAGGGCCGCTTCAACTACCTGTTCAAAGGCCGGGTTTTTGTGGTGGAGGATACCATGCACCCCCGCAAACGCGAGCAGCTCGACGTCTGGCTACCCGACCGCAGCACGGCCATTCGTTTCGGTGTACGCAACGTTCGGGTAACTGTGATCCAGCGGGGCCGAGGGTAA
- a CDS encoding DAK2 domain-containing protein, whose protein sequence is MTNKLPPAKLAEAFRYATDWFAVYVEEVNALNVYPVPDGDTGTNMHLTLQSVRRELDLADTSKMGEVARAISYGSLLGARGNSGVITSQILKGFAERIKEAASVSPELLAQALEEGSRMGYKAVMKPVEGTILTVSRGVAEGAREAVEKGAASLEEVLQGALQRGREASLRTPELLPVLKQAGVVDAGGVGLLHLIEGLEGYLEGLPLPEPPKIERYAQTAFEEEEFGYCTEFLMEGVAEPIEQIREAVSSFGDSLLVVGAEGYVKGHIHTNDPDGLLATVARYGRMIRTKVEDMSQQHTEILSMAGAADEAPPPTGLVVVANGWGLVKAFRGFGARVVAGGQTANPSVQDILDAIRSLPNPEVIVLPNNSNVIMAAQQAASLAEGKTVHVIPTRTMGQGLAASVFYQPDLPSSELLPEMEEASMRAATLEVTRASRSVEIGGVSVTEGQPIGLRDDKLALAADTPEEALFNLVSLAARENEREILTIFHGATVTKEALEALTNRITQAFPELSIEIHPGGPDLYDYLAVLE, encoded by the coding sequence ATGACCAATAAACTTCCCCCTGCCAAACTGGCCGAGGCCTTTCGCTACGCGACCGATTGGTTTGCGGTTTATGTAGAAGAAGTTAATGCGCTCAACGTCTACCCGGTGCCCGACGGCGATACCGGTACCAACATGCACCTCACGCTTCAGTCGGTGCGGCGGGAACTTGACCTGGCCGATACCTCCAAAATGGGTGAGGTGGCTCGAGCTATCAGCTACGGCTCGCTGCTGGGTGCTCGGGGCAACTCGGGGGTGATCACCTCCCAGATTCTTAAGGGTTTCGCCGAGCGTATCAAAGAGGCGGCTTCAGTGTCGCCAGAGCTACTGGCCCAGGCTCTTGAGGAAGGCTCGCGTATGGGCTATAAGGCGGTGATGAAGCCGGTAGAGGGCACCATCCTTACGGTGTCACGTGGGGTGGCCGAAGGCGCGCGCGAGGCGGTAGAGAAGGGTGCCGCCAGCCTCGAGGAGGTGTTGCAGGGTGCACTGCAAAGGGGCCGCGAAGCCTCCCTTCGCACTCCCGAACTGCTACCGGTGCTCAAGCAAGCCGGGGTGGTGGATGCTGGTGGGGTGGGTTTGCTGCACCTTATTGAGGGCCTCGAGGGCTACCTCGAGGGCTTGCCTTTACCCGAACCACCCAAAATTGAGCGTTACGCCCAGACCGCTTTCGAGGAAGAAGAGTTTGGTTACTGCACTGAATTCCTGATGGAAGGGGTGGCCGAACCCATCGAGCAAATCCGCGAGGCGGTTTCATCCTTTGGTGACTCGCTGCTGGTGGTAGGGGCCGAGGGTTATGTCAAGGGCCATATCCACACCAACGATCCCGACGGCCTGCTGGCGACCGTGGCCCGCTATGGTCGGATGATTCGTACCAAGGTCGAGGACATGTCCCAGCAGCACACCGAGATACTCTCCATGGCTGGAGCTGCCGACGAAGCGCCGCCGCCTACCGGTCTGGTGGTGGTGGCCAATGGGTGGGGCCTGGTCAAGGCTTTCCGGGGATTTGGGGCCCGGGTGGTGGCCGGGGGCCAGACCGCTAATCCCAGCGTGCAGGACATCCTAGACGCTATTCGCAGCCTGCCCAACCCTGAGGTCATTGTGCTGCCCAACAACAGCAACGTGATTATGGCGGCCCAGCAGGCTGCTAGCCTAGCTGAGGGGAAAACTGTACACGTCATACCTACCCGCACCATGGGGCAGGGGCTGGCGGCCAGCGTGTTCTATCAACCGGACTTGCCCTCGAGTGAACTCCTGCCCGAAATGGAGGAGGCTTCTATGCGCGCAGCTACCCTAGAGGTTACACGGGCCAGCCGTAGCGTGGAGATTGGTGGGGTCAGTGTGACCGAGGGACAGCCTATCGGATTGCGCGACGATAAGCTGGCTTTGGCCGCCGATACACCCGAGGAGGCCTTGTTTAATCTGGTGAGCCTGGCTGCTCGCGAGAATGAGCGCGAGATTCTGACCATTTTTCATGGTGCTACGGTTACCAAAGAAGCCCTGGAAGCCTTGACGAACCGAATCACCCAGGCGTTTCCCGAGCTGAGTATAGAAATTCATCCGGGCGGGCCGGATCTCTACGACTACCTTGCAGTACTGGAGTAG